In Thiohalospira halophila DSM 15071, the following proteins share a genomic window:
- a CDS encoding AmpG family muropeptide MFS transporter yields the protein MPLRPADWLATLAIYRHPPVVAMLFLGFSAGLPFLLVFSTLSAWLTEAGVSRTAIGFFSWVGITYSIKVIWAPFIDRIRMPVLHRLLGHRRGWLLVAQLCVAGGLAGMAATDPAAQLGWVAVFALVVAFGAATQDVVIDAFRIESAETRLQGGMAAAYILGYRVALLVAGAGALYFAAAGGWPFAYRMMAAFMLVGIVTTLVVREPKVSGGRRAVTPERRVRRFLTRTAGRSRPIRVAGAWFMSAVVAPFDEFFGRFGWHALTVLAFIGLFRMSDITMGVMANPFYLDLGFTKTEIANITQIFGFAMTILGSALGGVVVVRLGPMRPLFVGAILVAATNLLFATMAWVGPDIRWLTVVISADNLSGGFAVACFIAYLSGLTSSAYTATQYALFSSLMTLPAKFLGGFSGWVVDGWGYFVFFVWAAVAGVPAILLALHLMRSRWFQPAAPGKEQE from the coding sequence ATGCCCCTTCGTCCTGCCGACTGGCTTGCCACCCTCGCCATCTATCGCCACCCGCCGGTGGTGGCCATGCTCTTCCTGGGCTTCTCCGCCGGGCTGCCCTTCCTGCTGGTCTTCTCCACCCTCTCGGCGTGGCTTACCGAGGCCGGGGTCTCGCGCACCGCCATCGGCTTCTTCAGCTGGGTGGGGATCACCTACTCCATCAAGGTCATCTGGGCGCCCTTCATCGATCGGATCCGGATGCCGGTGCTGCACCGGCTCCTGGGCCACCGGCGGGGGTGGCTGCTGGTGGCCCAGCTCTGTGTCGCCGGTGGGCTGGCGGGGATGGCCGCCACCGACCCCGCGGCGCAGTTGGGGTGGGTAGCGGTCTTTGCGCTGGTGGTGGCCTTCGGCGCCGCCACCCAGGATGTGGTCATCGATGCCTTCCGCATCGAGTCGGCGGAGACCCGGCTCCAGGGCGGGATGGCAGCGGCCTACATCCTCGGTTACCGGGTGGCCCTGCTGGTGGCGGGGGCGGGGGCGCTCTACTTCGCCGCCGCCGGCGGCTGGCCCTTCGCCTACCGGATGATGGCCGCCTTCATGCTGGTGGGGATCGTGACCACCCTGGTGGTGCGCGAGCCGAAGGTCTCCGGCGGGCGCCGGGCGGTGACCCCGGAGCGGCGGGTGCGGCGCTTCCTCACCCGGACGGCGGGGCGGTCCCGCCCGATCCGCGTGGCCGGGGCGTGGTTCATGAGCGCGGTGGTGGCGCCCTTCGACGAGTTCTTCGGCCGCTTCGGCTGGCACGCCCTGACGGTGCTGGCCTTCATCGGCCTCTTCCGCATGAGCGACATCACCATGGGGGTGATGGCCAACCCCTTCTACCTGGATCTCGGCTTCACCAAGACCGAGATCGCCAACATCACCCAGATCTTCGGCTTCGCCATGACCATCCTGGGCTCGGCGCTGGGCGGGGTGGTGGTGGTCCGGCTGGGGCCCATGCGCCCGCTCTTCGTCGGTGCCATCCTGGTGGCGGCCACCAACCTGCTCTTCGCCACCATGGCCTGGGTGGGGCCGGATATCCGCTGGCTGACGGTGGTGATCAGTGCCGACAACCTCTCCGGCGGCTTCGCCGTGGCCTGCTTCATCGCCTACCTGTCGGGGCTGACCAGTAGCGCCTACACCGCTACCCAGTACGCCCTGTTCAGCTCCCTGATGACCCTGCCGGCGAAGTTCCTGGGCGGTTTCTCCGGCTGGGTGGTGGACGGCTGGGGCTACTTCGTCTTCTTCGTCTGGGCCGCGGTGGCCGGGGTGCCCGCCATCCTGCTGGCCCTCCATCTCATGCGCAGCCGCTGGTTCCAGCCGGCGGCGCCGGGCAAGGAACAGGAGTGA
- a CDS encoding sigma-70 family RNA polymerase sigma factor: MLTEIQEDEATVEDTGEEFVAEETELDTQSLYMRDIGRHALLDADSERELGRRVQAGDEAARQQMIQANLRLVVKIANRYAHRGVPLLDLIEEGNLGLIRAVEKFDPERGFRFSTYATWWVRQAVERAIMNQGRSVRFPVHVAKELARYQSTVRKLAQRQSTEVTPDDVARELNADPQRVRDLMGQSADAVSLDAAYGDSDGDGAPLKDTVADEGNDPAELLGDYGRAADLDHWLDQLDARERQVLRLRFGLDTGESATLEEVGREVGLTRERVRQLQIRALKRLHGMLGSAAPEPTRAAIAS; the protein is encoded by the coding sequence ATGCTCACCGAAATTCAGGAAGATGAGGCGACCGTGGAGGACACCGGCGAGGAATTCGTCGCGGAGGAGACCGAGCTCGACACCCAGAGCTTGTACATGCGTGATATCGGCCGGCACGCCCTGCTGGACGCCGATAGCGAGCGCGAGCTCGGCCGGCGGGTGCAGGCGGGCGACGAGGCGGCCCGCCAGCAGATGATCCAGGCCAACCTCCGGCTGGTGGTGAAGATCGCCAACCGCTATGCCCATCGGGGCGTGCCGCTGCTCGACCTCATCGAGGAGGGCAATCTGGGCCTCATCCGGGCGGTGGAGAAGTTCGACCCCGAGCGCGGCTTCCGCTTCTCCACCTACGCCACCTGGTGGGTCCGGCAGGCGGTGGAGCGGGCCATCATGAATCAGGGCCGCTCGGTCCGGTTCCCCGTCCACGTCGCCAAGGAGCTGGCGCGCTACCAGTCCACGGTGCGCAAGCTGGCCCAGCGGCAGAGTACCGAGGTGACCCCGGACGACGTGGCCCGGGAGCTGAACGCCGACCCCCAGCGGGTGCGCGACCTCATGGGGCAGAGCGCCGACGCCGTCTCCCTGGATGCCGCCTACGGCGACAGCGACGGCGATGGGGCCCCGCTCAAGGACACCGTGGCCGACGAGGGCAACGACCCGGCGGAGCTGCTGGGGGACTACGGCCGGGCCGCCGACCTGGACCACTGGCTGGACCAGCTCGACGCCCGCGAGCGGCAGGTGCTGCGCCTGCGCTTCGGCCTGGATACCGGCGAGTCGGCCACCCTGGAAGAGGTGGGCCGCGAGGTCGGCCTCACCCGGGAGCGCGTCCGCCAGCTCCAGATCCGGGCGCTGAAGCGGCTCCACGGCATGCTGGGCAGCGCCGCTCCCGAGCCCACCCGGGCGGCCATCGCCAGCTGA
- the pyrE gene encoding orotate phosphoribosyltransferase: protein MEDYQREFFDLALECGVLRFGEFTLKSGRVSPYFFNSGLFDRGSHLAALGRFYARAIVESGIRVDSLFGPAYKGIPLVSTTAVALADHHDLDLPWAFNRKEAKDHGEGGQLVGARPVGETVIIDDVVSAGTSVRESVEILRAVGARPAGVAIALDRRERGQGERAAVDELADELDLKIIPIAGLDELLEFVAARPEVAPWHQAVADYRERYGA, encoded by the coding sequence ATGGAAGACTATCAGCGCGAATTCTTCGACCTGGCCCTGGAGTGCGGCGTCCTGCGCTTCGGGGAGTTCACCCTGAAGTCGGGGCGAGTGAGCCCCTACTTCTTCAACAGCGGCCTGTTCGACCGCGGCAGCCACCTGGCGGCCCTGGGGCGTTTCTACGCCCGCGCCATCGTGGAGTCGGGGATCCGGGTGGACAGCCTCTTCGGCCCCGCCTACAAGGGGATCCCGCTGGTCTCCACCACCGCCGTCGCCCTGGCCGACCACCACGACCTCGACCTGCCCTGGGCCTTCAACCGCAAGGAGGCCAAGGACCACGGCGAGGGTGGTCAGCTGGTGGGGGCCCGTCCGGTGGGCGAGACGGTCATCATCGATGATGTCGTCTCCGCCGGGACCTCGGTGCGCGAGTCGGTGGAGATCCTGCGCGCGGTCGGCGCCCGTCCGGCCGGCGTCGCCATCGCCCTGGACCGCCGCGAGCGCGGTCAGGGAGAGCGCGCGGCCGTGGACGAGCTGGCCGACGAGCTGGACCTGAAGATCATCCCCATCGCCGGGCTGGACGAGCTGCTGGAGTTCGTCGCCGCCCGCCCGGAGGTAGCCCCCTGGCACCAGGCCGTGGCGGACTACCGGGAGCGCTACGGCGCCTGA
- a CDS encoding Do family serine endopeptidase: protein MPTLRTASAWRGLLLGLAGLATTACADSGSSTETSGDNTPDTETAAQQPRALPDFTGIVEEHREAVVNISTTRQAGAGGPQIPERFKGTPFEEFFERFFGGPGGGPGGGPERKVRSLGSGFIVSADGHIVTNAHVIKDASEVMVQLADQRQLEATVVGQDMATDLALLKVDAEGLPTVEWDSDPVQVGQHVLAMGSPFGFEHSVTSGIISAEGRSIPGKAGGYVPFLQTDVAINPGSSGGPLFNLDGEVVGVNAQIYSRSGGFMGLSFAIPSDVAREVIQEIQENGDVSHGYLGVGVQDINRELADSMGLESARGGLINRVRPDSPADEAGLDSGDIILAVNGESVAEAGDIPPLIGALDPGSEAELTILRIGEELEKTVTLGSLREARSQPSSSGAEPTSALGMLLAPVPEQLRQQRPLPEEGGALIKGMQEGPAQESGLRPGDVLLKLGNETVRGPGMAAELLAEVESGSRIPVLVQRGRQTLYLPLLKP from the coding sequence ATGCCGACCCTTCGCACCGCCAGCGCCTGGCGCGGCCTGTTACTCGGCCTCGCCGGCCTGGCCACCACGGCCTGTGCCGACTCGGGCTCCTCCACCGAGACCAGTGGAGACAACACCCCCGATACCGAAACCGCCGCGCAGCAGCCCCGCGCCCTGCCCGACTTCACCGGCATCGTGGAAGAGCACCGCGAGGCGGTGGTGAACATCAGCACCACCCGCCAGGCCGGGGCGGGCGGCCCGCAGATCCCGGAGCGGTTCAAGGGCACGCCCTTCGAGGAGTTCTTCGAGCGCTTCTTTGGTGGCCCCGGAGGTGGACCGGGCGGCGGACCGGAGCGCAAGGTCCGCTCCCTGGGCTCCGGCTTCATCGTCTCCGCCGACGGCCACATCGTCACCAACGCCCACGTCATCAAGGACGCCAGCGAGGTGATGGTCCAGCTCGCCGATCAGCGTCAGCTGGAGGCAACCGTCGTCGGCCAGGACATGGCCACCGACCTGGCCCTGCTCAAGGTGGATGCCGAGGGGCTGCCCACGGTGGAGTGGGACTCGGATCCCGTGCAGGTGGGTCAGCACGTGCTGGCCATGGGCTCGCCCTTCGGCTTCGAGCACAGCGTCACCTCGGGGATCATCAGCGCCGAAGGGCGCAGTATCCCCGGCAAGGCGGGGGGCTACGTCCCCTTCCTCCAGACCGACGTGGCCATCAATCCCGGCAGCTCCGGCGGGCCGCTGTTCAACCTCGACGGCGAAGTCGTGGGGGTGAATGCCCAGATCTACTCCCGCTCCGGCGGCTTCATGGGGCTCTCCTTCGCCATCCCCAGCGACGTGGCCCGGGAGGTCATCCAGGAGATCCAGGAGAACGGCGATGTCTCCCATGGCTATCTCGGCGTGGGGGTCCAGGACATCAACCGCGAGCTGGCGGACTCCATGGGGCTGGAGAGTGCCCGTGGCGGGCTCATCAACCGCGTCCGCCCCGACTCGCCGGCGGATGAGGCCGGCCTGGATTCCGGGGACATCATCCTCGCGGTGAACGGGGAATCCGTCGCCGAGGCCGGCGACATCCCGCCCCTCATCGGCGCCCTGGACCCCGGTAGCGAGGCCGAGCTGACCATCCTGCGCATCGGCGAGGAGCTGGAGAAGACCGTGACCCTGGGTTCGCTCCGGGAGGCCCGGAGCCAGCCCTCCTCCTCCGGCGCGGAGCCGACCAGCGCCCTGGGCATGCTCCTCGCCCCGGTACCGGAGCAGCTCCGCCAGCAGCGCCCCCTGCCCGAGGAGGGCGGTGCCCTCATCAAGGGCATGCAGGAGGGGCCTGCACAAGAATCGGGCCTGCGCCCCGGGGACGTGCTGCTCAAGCTGGGTAATGAGACGGTCCGCGGCCCCGGAATGGCGGCCGAACTCCTCGCTGAGGTGGAATCGGGGAGCCGAATCCCGGTCCTGGTCCAGCGGGGCCGCCAGACCCTCTACCTGCCCCTTCTCAAGCCCTGA
- the slmA gene encoding nucleoid occlusion factor SlmA: MSEEQTGSSQRGNRRQEILETLARILEEQPGERITTAGLARAVGVSEAALYRHFPSKGKMFEALIEFAEEAVFGLINRILEEHDDPADRCERIMGVLLGFAQRNPGITRVLLGEALVGEVERLRQRVDGFYDRLETRFKQILREGEGTGHLPVGSPATASANLLVSVAEGRMRQFLRSGFQRQPLEHWEQQWGLLAVALFPNRQ, translated from the coding sequence ATGAGTGAGGAGCAGACCGGTTCATCCCAGCGTGGCAACCGGCGCCAGGAGATCCTGGAGACCCTGGCCCGGATCCTGGAGGAGCAGCCGGGGGAGCGGATCACCACCGCCGGCCTGGCCCGGGCGGTAGGCGTCTCCGAGGCGGCGCTCTACCGCCACTTCCCCAGCAAGGGGAAGATGTTCGAGGCGCTCATCGAGTTCGCCGAGGAGGCCGTCTTCGGCCTCATCAACCGCATCCTGGAGGAGCACGACGACCCCGCCGACCGCTGTGAGCGGATCATGGGCGTGCTCCTGGGCTTTGCCCAGCGCAACCCCGGCATCACGCGGGTACTCCTGGGCGAGGCCCTGGTGGGCGAGGTAGAGCGGCTGCGCCAGCGGGTGGACGGCTTCTACGACCGGCTGGAGACGCGCTTCAAGCAGATCCTGCGCGAGGGGGAGGGCACCGGCCACCTGCCGGTGGGCAGCCCCGCCACCGCCTCGGCCAACCTCCTGGTCTCCGTGGCCGAGGGCCGCATGCGGCAGTTCCTGCGCAGCGGCTTCCAGCGCCAGCCCCTGGAGCACTGGGAGCAGCAGTGGGGCCTGCTGGCCGTCGCCCTCTTTCCGAACCGTCAGTAG
- the argB gene encoding acetylglutamate kinase yields MSLDPSQAMNVAHVLTEALPYIRRFTGRTVVVKYGGNAMVDERLKQGFARDIVLMKLVGMNPIVVHGGGPQIGEHLARMGKESEFVEGMRVTDAETMDVVQMVLGGLVNKEIVRLLNQHGGCAVGLTGKDGEMIRARKLTFTRSNPELQEPEIIDVGHVGEVESIDASVLHMLAEDDFIPVIAPIGVGEDGAAYNINADLVAGRIAEVLEAEKLMLLTNTPGVLDPEGNLLTGLTAGEVDDLIADGTIAGGMLPKIRCALDAVAGGVKAAHIVDGRVEHAVLLEIFTDEGVGTLIRGGRHE; encoded by the coding sequence ATGAGTCTCGACCCGTCCCAGGCGATGAACGTCGCCCACGTCCTCACCGAGGCCCTGCCCTACATCCGGCGCTTCACCGGCCGCACCGTCGTGGTCAAGTACGGCGGCAACGCCATGGTGGACGAGCGCCTCAAGCAGGGCTTCGCCCGGGACATCGTCCTGATGAAGCTGGTGGGGATGAACCCCATCGTCGTCCACGGCGGCGGCCCCCAGATCGGCGAACACCTCGCCCGCATGGGCAAGGAGAGCGAATTCGTCGAGGGCATGCGCGTCACCGACGCCGAGACCATGGACGTCGTCCAGATGGTCCTCGGCGGCCTGGTGAACAAGGAGATCGTCCGCCTGCTCAACCAGCACGGCGGCTGTGCCGTGGGCCTCACCGGCAAGGATGGCGAGATGATCCGGGCGCGCAAGCTCACCTTTACCCGCTCCAATCCGGAGCTGCAGGAGCCGGAGATCATCGACGTCGGCCACGTGGGGGAGGTGGAGTCCATCGACGCCTCGGTCCTCCACATGCTCGCCGAGGACGACTTCATCCCGGTCATCGCTCCCATCGGGGTGGGCGAGGACGGCGCCGCCTACAACATCAACGCCGATCTCGTCGCCGGCCGCATCGCCGAGGTGCTGGAGGCGGAGAAGCTGATGCTGCTCACCAACACCCCCGGCGTTCTGGATCCCGAGGGCAATCTCCTCACCGGCCTCACTGCCGGCGAGGTGGATGATCTCATCGCCGACGGCACCATCGCTGGCGGCATGCTGCCCAAGATCCGCTGCGCCCTGGACGCGGTGGCCGGCGGCGTGAAGGCGGCGCACATCGTCGACGGCCGCGTGGAGCACGCGGTCCTGCTGGAGATATTTACCGACGAGGGCGTGGGCACCCTCATCCGCGGAGGTCGCCATGAGTGA
- a CDS encoding phosphomannomutase/phosphoglucomutase, translating to MTVAGPEHLPAAELFRTYDIRGAAADLAEGDAAWWLGRAIATVAAESAPGPVALGRDGRLSSPAIAAAVADGLRAGGANVIDLGAIPTPLLYYGAWRLARGNGVMVTASHNPPADNGLKIVLGRRTLFGDGIRDLRHRLQEGALTRGDGSYRTADILADYRSRIAEDIRLERPLEVVVDAGNGIAGPAAVAVLEALGARVHPLHCEPDGHFPHHHPDPSRPENLADLAEAVRHQGADLGLAFDGDGDRLGVVDEQGRMVWPDRLLALFLPEVLAARPGAAVLFDVKSTGALFSAITEAGGRPVMTPSGHSLIRARMEAEGAVLAGELTGHLFLADRWFGFDDALYAAARILELVARAPTTADALGEPGDCVATPEIHLPVARAHGQTVIAALQAMTPPPGAAATTVDGLRLDFPRGWGLIRLSNTADALVLRFEAADVGELAAQREQLRRMLAEVDPALAGALAGATLLGGMS from the coding sequence ATGACCGTCGCCGGCCCCGAGCACCTGCCGGCCGCGGAACTCTTTCGCACCTACGATATCCGCGGCGCTGCCGCCGATCTCGCCGAAGGCGATGCCGCCTGGTGGCTGGGGCGCGCCATCGCCACCGTGGCCGCCGAGAGTGCGCCGGGGCCCGTGGCGCTGGGACGCGACGGCCGCCTCTCCAGCCCGGCCATCGCCGCCGCCGTCGCCGACGGCCTGCGGGCCGGGGGTGCCAATGTTATCGACCTCGGGGCGATTCCCACCCCGCTGCTCTACTACGGTGCCTGGCGGCTGGCCCGCGGCAACGGCGTCATGGTCACCGCCAGCCACAACCCCCCGGCGGATAACGGCCTGAAGATCGTCCTGGGTCGGCGCACCCTCTTCGGCGACGGCATCCGCGACCTGCGCCATCGGCTGCAGGAGGGGGCCCTTACCCGCGGCGACGGGAGCTACCGCACGGCCGACATCCTCGCCGACTACCGTTCCCGCATCGCCGAGGACATCCGGCTGGAGCGACCGCTGGAGGTGGTGGTGGATGCCGGCAACGGCATCGCCGGGCCGGCGGCGGTGGCGGTGCTCGAGGCACTGGGCGCCCGGGTCCACCCCCTCCACTGCGAGCCCGACGGCCACTTCCCCCACCACCACCCCGATCCCAGCCGCCCGGAGAACCTCGCCGACCTGGCCGAGGCCGTGCGTCATCAGGGCGCCGACCTGGGGCTCGCCTTCGACGGCGACGGCGACCGCCTGGGCGTGGTGGACGAACAGGGGCGGATGGTCTGGCCGGACCGGCTGCTGGCGCTCTTCCTCCCGGAGGTCCTGGCGGCCCGGCCGGGGGCGGCGGTGCTCTTCGACGTGAAATCCACCGGGGCGCTCTTCTCGGCCATCACGGAGGCCGGCGGCCGACCGGTGATGACGCCCTCCGGCCACTCCCTCATCCGTGCCCGGATGGAGGCGGAGGGGGCGGTGCTCGCCGGGGAGCTCACCGGCCACCTATTCCTGGCGGATCGCTGGTTCGGTTTCGATGATGCCCTCTACGCCGCCGCCCGGATCCTGGAGCTGGTCGCCCGGGCGCCGACTACCGCCGACGCCCTGGGCGAGCCCGGCGATTGCGTGGCCACGCCGGAGATCCATCTGCCAGTGGCGCGGGCCCACGGCCAGACGGTGATCGCTGCCCTGCAGGCGATGACCCCGCCCCCCGGGGCCGCAGCCACCACCGTGGACGGCCTGCGCCTGGACTTCCCCCGCGGCTGGGGGCTCATCCGCCTCTCCAACACCGCCGACGCCCTGGTGCTGCGCTTCGAGGCCGCCGACGTCGGCGAGCTGGCGGCCCAGCGCGAGCAGCTGCGGCGGATGCTGGCCGAGGTGGACCCGGCGCTGGCCGGGGCCCTGGCGGGCGCCACGCTGCTGGGTGGCATGAGTTAG
- the dut gene encoding dUTP diphosphatase, which yields MQRIEVKRLDPRLGESIPLPEQATAGSAGMDLRACLDEPLILEPGQTELLSTGLAIHIGDPGLAAMILPRSGLGHKHGIVLGNLVGLIDSDYQGELMVSCWNRGQTPFTIEVGERIAQLVFVPVVAAELTMVDSFETSDRAEGGFGHTGRG from the coding sequence ATGCAGCGGATCGAGGTGAAGCGGCTGGACCCGCGGCTGGGGGAGAGTATCCCCCTGCCGGAGCAGGCCACCGCGGGCAGCGCCGGCATGGACCTGCGCGCCTGCCTGGACGAGCCCCTGATCCTGGAGCCGGGGCAGACGGAACTCCTCTCCACCGGGCTGGCCATCCACATCGGCGACCCCGGGCTGGCCGCGATGATCCTCCCCCGATCCGGCCTGGGCCATAAACACGGCATCGTCCTGGGCAACCTCGTGGGGCTCATCGACTCCGACTACCAGGGCGAACTCATGGTCTCCTGCTGGAACCGCGGGCAGACGCCCTTCACCATCGAGGTGGGCGAGCGCATCGCCCAGCTCGTCTTCGTCCCCGTGGTGGCCGCGGAGCTGACGATGGTGGATTCCTTCGAGACCAGTGACCGGGCCGAGGGCGGCTTCGGCCACACCGGACGGGGCTGA
- the coaBC gene encoding bifunctional phosphopantothenoylcysteine decarboxylase/phosphopantothenate--cysteine ligase CoaBC: protein MGDLEGRRVLVGVGGGIAAYKVVEAVRGLRAAGAEVRVMMSEAATAFITPLTLQAVSGHPVRQQLLDPEAEAGMDHIELARWPEAILLAPAGADRLARLAVGRADDLIGAVCLATTAPLLAAPAMNHRMWAHPATQRNVEQLGADGVQLLGPASGDQACGENGPGRMVEPTELVAAVTEALGSRSLTGRCVMVTAGPTREPVDPVRYLGNRSSGKTGFAIAAAARRAGARVILVAGPVNLATPPGVERVDVQTAEEMRYAVHAWVGACDLFVGTAAVADYRPAEPAAGKVKRDGEGRTLSLVPNPDILAEVAARPKPPLTMGFAAETGDVEANARAKLASKGIDLVVANEVGEGKGFDTDDNTVTVLWEGGRRRLGPAPKTELARELVALAAARLDGTLQGG from the coding sequence ATGGGCGATCTCGAAGGACGCAGGGTGCTGGTGGGCGTGGGCGGTGGTATCGCCGCCTACAAGGTCGTGGAGGCCGTGCGCGGCCTGCGCGCGGCCGGGGCCGAGGTTCGGGTGATGATGAGCGAGGCGGCCACCGCCTTCATCACGCCGCTGACCCTGCAGGCGGTCTCCGGCCATCCCGTGCGGCAGCAGCTGCTGGACCCGGAGGCCGAGGCCGGCATGGACCACATCGAGCTGGCTCGCTGGCCCGAGGCCATCCTCCTCGCACCGGCCGGTGCCGACCGCCTGGCGCGCCTGGCCGTCGGCCGGGCCGACGACCTTATCGGCGCCGTCTGCCTGGCCACCACCGCGCCCCTGCTCGCAGCGCCGGCCATGAACCACCGGATGTGGGCGCATCCCGCCACCCAGCGCAACGTCGAGCAGCTCGGCGCCGACGGCGTCCAGCTGCTGGGGCCGGCCAGCGGCGACCAGGCCTGTGGCGAGAACGGCCCCGGCCGCATGGTGGAACCGACGGAGCTGGTGGCCGCGGTGACCGAGGCCCTGGGCAGCCGCAGCCTCACCGGCCGCTGCGTCATGGTCACCGCCGGCCCCACCCGGGAGCCGGTGGACCCGGTGCGTTACCTGGGCAATCGCTCCTCCGGCAAGACCGGCTTCGCCATCGCTGCCGCCGCCCGCCGGGCCGGCGCGCGGGTGATCCTGGTGGCCGGTCCGGTGAATCTGGCCACCCCCCCCGGGGTGGAACGGGTGGACGTGCAGACCGCCGAGGAGATGCGCTACGCCGTCCACGCCTGGGTGGGGGCGTGCGACCTCTTCGTCGGGACCGCCGCCGTGGCCGACTACCGCCCGGCGGAGCCGGCGGCGGGGAAGGTCAAGCGCGACGGCGAGGGGCGAACCCTCTCGCTGGTGCCCAATCCCGACATCCTCGCCGAGGTGGCCGCCCGGCCGAAGCCGCCGCTGACCATGGGCTTCGCCGCCGAGACCGGGGACGTGGAGGCCAACGCGCGGGCCAAGCTCGCCAGCAAGGGCATCGACCTCGTGGTGGCCAACGAGGTGGGCGAGGGCAAGGGCTTTGATACCGACGACAATACCGTCACCGTCCTCTGGGAGGGCGGGAGGCGCCGGCTGGGGCCGGCGCCCAAGACGGAGCTGGCGCGGGAGCTGGTGGCGCTGGCCGCCGCCCGGCTGGACGGCACACTACAGGGGGGATGA
- the radC gene encoding RadC family protein: MSIRHWPEGERPRERLLEQGPEALSDAELLAIFLRTGVAGTSAVDLGRELLTAFDGLRPLLEADRATFCGHRGLGEAKFVQIQAVLEMARRHLAARLEPLDTLDGPASTRAFLTARLRHQPEEAFACLFLDNRHRVLAFETLFHGTVNGASVHPRKVVRRCLDHNAAAVIAAHNHPSGVADPSTSDQSLTRRLREALELVDVRLLDHFVIGDEVVSFAERGLMD; the protein is encoded by the coding sequence GTGTCCATCCGTCACTGGCCCGAAGGGGAACGTCCGCGCGAGCGCCTGCTGGAGCAGGGACCGGAGGCCCTCTCCGATGCCGAGCTGCTGGCCATCTTCCTGCGCACCGGGGTCGCCGGCACCTCCGCCGTGGACCTAGGCCGCGAGCTGCTCACCGCCTTCGACGGCCTCCGCCCCCTGCTGGAGGCCGACCGCGCCACCTTCTGCGGCCACCGCGGCCTGGGCGAGGCCAAGTTCGTCCAGATCCAGGCGGTGCTGGAGATGGCCCGGCGCCACCTGGCCGCCCGCCTGGAGCCGCTGGATACCCTGGACGGGCCGGCGAGCACCCGCGCCTTCCTCACCGCCCGGCTGCGCCACCAGCCGGAGGAGGCCTTCGCCTGCCTCTTCCTGGATAACCGCCACCGGGTGCTGGCCTTCGAGACGCTGTTCCATGGCACCGTCAACGGCGCCTCCGTCCACCCGCGCAAGGTGGTCCGCCGCTGCCTGGACCACAACGCCGCGGCCGTCATCGCCGCGCACAACCATCCCTCGGGAGTGGCCGATCCCAGCACCTCGGACCAGAGCCTCACCCGGCGCCTGCGGGAGGCCCTGGAGCTGGTGGACGTCCGGCTGCTGGACCACTTCGTCATCGGGGACGAGGTGGTCTCGTTCGCCGAGCGGGGTCTGATGGACTGA
- the rpmB gene encoding 50S ribosomal protein L28, protein MSKVCQVTGKRPITGNNVSHSNRKNKRRFLPNLHQHRFWVENEGRWVTLRVSSKGMRIIDKKGIESVLNDIRKRGERV, encoded by the coding sequence ATGTCCAAGGTCTGTCAGGTAACCGGCAAGCGGCCGATTACCGGGAACAACGTTTCCCACTCGAACCGCAAGAACAAGCGGCGTTTCCTGCCCAACCTCCACCAGCACCGTTTCTGGGTGGAGAACGAGGGCCGCTGGGTCACCCTGCGGGTGAGCTCCAAGGGGATGCGCATCATCGACAAGAAGGGCATCGAATCGGTGCTCAATGATATCCGCAAGCGCGGTGAGCGCGTCTAG
- the rpmG gene encoding 50S ribosomal protein L33: MQEKIRLVSSAGTGHFYTTTKNKRNMPEKMEIKKFDPVIRQHVIYKEAKIK; this comes from the coding sequence ATGCAGGAAAAGATTCGTCTGGTCTCGTCGGCCGGTACCGGCCACTTCTACACCACGACCAAGAACAAGCGGAACATGCCCGAGAAGATGGAGATCAAGAAGTTCGATCCCGTCATCCGGCAGCACGTAATCTACAAGGAAGCCAAGATCAAGTAG